Proteins found in one Populus alba chromosome 14, ASM523922v2, whole genome shotgun sequence genomic segment:
- the LOC118039642 gene encoding uncharacterized protein, whose protein sequence is MAASQKLYAALLFHSLLLSMLPLKATSSARTQAEALIQWKNTLTSPPPSLRSWSPSNLNNLCNWTAISCNSTSRTVSQINLPSLEINGTLAHFNFTPFTDLTRFDIQNNTVSGAIPSAIGGLSKLIYLDLSVNFFEGSIPVEISELTELRHLSLFNNNLNGTIPFQLSNLLKVRHLDLGANYLETPDWSKFSMPSLEYLSLFLNELTSEFPDFITGCRNLTFLDLSLNNFTGQIPELAYTNLGKLETLNLYNNSFQGPLSPHISMLSNLKSLSLQTNPLGGQIPESIGSISGLRTAELFSNSFQGTIPSSLGKLKHLEKLDLRMNALNSTIPPELGLCTHLTYLALADNQLSGELPSSLSNLSKIAALGLSENFFSGEISTALVSKWTELTSFQVQNNNFSGNIPPEIGQLTRLQYLYLYNNSFSGSIPHEIGNLKELISLDLSGNQLSGPIPPTLWNLTNLETLNLFFNNINGTIPPEVGNMTSLQILDLNTNQLHGELPGTISDLTSLTSINLFGNNFSGSIPSNFGKNIRSLVYASFSNNSFSGELPPELCSGLSLQQLTVNSNNFTGALPTCLRNCSGLTRVRLDDNQFTGNITHAFGVLPNLVFVALNDNQFTGEISPDWGECKNLTNLQMGRNRISGEIPAELGKLARLGLLSLDSNDLTGRIPGELGNLSMLFMLNLSNNHLKGEIPQGLGSLTRLESLDLSDNKLTGNISKELGGYEKLSSLDLSHNNLSGEIPFELGNLNLRYLLDLSSNSLSGTIPSNLGKLSMLENLNVSHNHLSGRIPDSLSTMISLHSFDFSYNELTGPIPTGSVFQNASARSFIGNSGLCGNVEGLSQCPTTDNGKSSKRNKKVLIGVIVPVCCLLVVATIFAILLCCRKTKLLDEEIKRINNGESSESMVWERDSKLTFGDIVSATDDFNEKYCIGRGGFGSVYKAVLSTGQVIAVKKLNMSDSSDIPALNRQSFENEIKLLTEVRHRNIIKLFGFCSRRGCLYLVYEYVERGSLGKVLYGIEGEVELGWGRRVNIVRGVAHAVAYLHHDCSPPIVHRDISLNNILLETDFEPRLSDFGTARLLNTDSSNWTAAAGSYGYMAPELAQTMRLTDKCDVYSFGVVALEVMMGKHPGELLSSIKPSLSNDPELFLKDVLDPRLEAPTGQAAEEVVFVVTVALACTRNNPEARPTMRFVAQELSSRTQAYLAGPFDSITISKLTSLQK, encoded by the exons ATGGCAGCCTCTCAAAAGCTTTATGCTGCTCTTCTCTTCcactctctccttctctccatGCTTCCTTTGAAGGCAACATCATCTGCAAGAACACAAGCTGAAGCTCTCATCCAATGGAAAAACACCTTGACCTCTCCACCTCCTTCTCTCCGTTCATGGTCCCCTTCCAACCTCAACAACCTCTGCAATTGGACTGCCATTTCCTGCAACTCCACCTCTCGAACAGTTTCTCAAATAAACCTCCCCAGCCTAGAAATAAATGGAACACTTGCCCACTTCAACTTCACCCCATTTACTGATCTCACCAGGTTTGACATCCAGAATAACACTGTGAGTGGGGCGATCCCATCAGCCATTGGCGGCCTCTCCAAGCTCATTTACTTGGACCTCAGCGTCAACTTTTTCGAGGGCAGCATACCTGTGGAGATTTCAGAGTTGACAGAGCTTCGGCATCTTAGTCTTTTCAACAACAATCTCAACGGTACTATCCCTTTTCAACTTTCCAATCTTCTGAAGGTAAGGCACTTAGACCTTGGAGCAAACTACTTGGAAACCCCTGACTGGTCTAAATTTTCCATGCCTTCATTGGAATATCTTAGCCTTTTTCTCAATGAACTTACTTCGGAATTCCCTGATTTCATAACCGGTTGCCGGAACTTGACGTTTCTGGATTTGTCACTTAATAACTTCACTGGCCAGATACCAGAGTTGGCGTACACCAATCTGGGAAAGCTGGAGACCTTGAATCTCTATAACAATTCATTCCAAGGACCATTGTCACCCCACATCTCGATGCTTTCCAATCTCAAAAGCCTTAGTCTACAAACTAATCCATTGGGTGGTCAAATTCCTGAAAGCATTGGTTCTATATCTGGTCTTCGAACTGCTGAACTGTTCAGTAATTCTTTTCAGGGGACTATTCCATCTTCTCTAGGCAAACTTAAGCATCTGGAAAAACTTGATCTCAGAATGAATGCCTTAAACTCAACCATTCCTCCTGAGCTTGGCCTTTGTACTCACCTCACCTACTTGGCCCTGGCTGATAATCAGCTGAGTGGGGAATTGCCTTCTTCTTTGTCCAATCTTTCTAAAATAGCCGCCTTGGGTTTATCTGAGAATTTCTTCTCAGGTGAGATCTCAACTGCCCTTGTATCCAAGTGGACCGAGTTGACCTCGTTCCAAGttcagaacaataatttttCTGGAAATATTCCTCCAGAAATCGGGCAATTGACAAGGCTCCAGTatctttatttgtataataacTCATTCTCTGGTTCCATTCCCCACGAGATAGGAAATTTGAAAGAGTTGATTAGTCTAGACCTTTCAGGAAACCAGCTTTCTGGCCCCATTCCTCCAACCTTGTGGAATCTCACCAATCTTGAAACCCTGaatctttttttcaataacatCAACGGTACAATTCCACCAGAAGTTGGAAATATGACATCACTGCAAATTCTTGATCTCAACACCAACCAACTCCATGGGGAGTTGCCAGGGACCATTTCAGATCTTACTTCTCTAACTTCTATCAATCTGTTCGGCAATAACTTCTCTGGTAGCATTCCGAGTAATTTTGGGAAGAACATTCGTTCGCTGGTGTATGCTAGCTTTTCAAACAATAGTTTCTCTGGAGAGCTGCCGCCTGAATTGTGTAGTGGTCTGAGTCTTCAACAACTTACTGTCAATAGCAACAACTTTACAGGGGCATTGCCTACCTGCTTGAGGAATTGTTCAGGACTAACTCGCGTTCGGCTTGACGATAACCAATTCACTGGAAACATCACTCATGCATTTGGTGTTCTTCCAAATCTTGTTTTTGTTGCTCTTAATGACAATCAATTTACTGGTGAAATATCACCAGATTGGGGAGAATGTAAAAACCTCACCAATTTACAGATGGGAAGAAACAGAATTTCTGGTGAAATCCCTGCCGAGCTTGGGAAGTTGGCCCGGCTGGGACTTCTAAGTCTGGACTCCAATGACCTGACTGGGAGGATTCCTGGCGAGTTGGGAAATCTAAGCATGTTATTCATGCTCAATTTGAGCAACAATCATTTGAAAGGGGAGATACCTCAGGGTCTAGGCAGCTTGACAAGGCTTGAATCTCTTGACTTATCTGATAACAAGCTGACTGGAAACATATCGAAAGAGCTTGGGGGTTATGAGAAGCTGTCAAGCTTGGACTTGAGCCACAACAATCTTTCTGGTGAAATACCTTTCGAGCTGGGCAACTTAAACTTGCGGTACTTGTTGGATCTCAGCAGCAATTCACTCTCAGGAACAATACCTTCAAATTTGGGAAAGCTTTCAATGTTGGAGAATCTCAATGTCTCACATAACCATCTCTCAGGAAGAATCCCAGATTCACTGTCCACCATGATTAGCCtgcattcttttgatttctcataCAATGAGTTGACAGGTCCTATACCAACTGGAAGCGTTTTCCAAAATGCATCTGCAAGATCTTTTATTGGAAATTCAGGTTTGTGCGGTAATGTAGAAGGATTATCACAATGTCCAACAACAGACAATGGCAAGTCCTCAAAGCGTAACAAAAAGGTTCTTATTGGTGTTATCGTTCCAGTTTGTTGCTTATTAGTAGTAGCAACAATTTTTGCTATTCTGCTATGTTGCCGAAAAACCAAACTGCTTGATGAAGAGATCAAACGCATCAATAATGGTGAGAGTTCTGAGTCAATGGTATGGGAAAGAGACAGCAAGTTAACATTTGGGGATATTGTCAGTGCCACTGATGACTTCAATGAGAAGTACTGCATTGGAAGAGGAGGATTTGGCAGTGTTTACAAAGCAGTATTGTCTACAGGTCAAGTGATTGCAGTAAAGAAACTCAACATGTCAGACTCCAGTGACATCCCAGCACTCAATCGCCAGAGTTTTGAGAATGAGATTAAACTGCTAACAGAAGTTAGGCACCGTAACATCATAAAGCTTTTTGGATTTTGCTCCAGGAGGGGCTGTTTGTACCTGGTTTACGAGTATGTTGAAAGAGGAAGCTTGGGAAAAGTATTGTATGGGATAGAAGGGGAAGTGGAGCTTGGTTGGGGCAGGAGAGTGAATATAGTGCGAGGAGTAGCTCATGCAGTTGCCTACTTGCACCATGACTGTTCTCCACCCATTGTACACCGGGACATATCATTGAACAACATTTTGCTGGAGACAGATTTTGAGCCCCGTCTTTCAGACTTTGGCACAGCAAGACTCTTGAATACAGACTCCTCCAACTGGACTGCAGCTGCTGGGTCCTATGGCTACATGGCTCCAG AGCTGGCACAAACAATGCGGCTCACAGACAAATGTGATGTGTATAGCTTTGGGGTGGTGGCTTTGGAAGTTATGATGGGAAAGCACCCGGGAGAGCTCTTATCATCAATAAAACCATCACTATCAAACGATCCAGAGTTGTTTCTAAAGGATGTGCTAGACCCTCGCCTTGAAGCTCCCACTGGCCAAGCAGCAGAGGAAGTTGTTTTCGTAGTTACAGTGGCCTTAGCATGCACACGGAACAACCCAGAGGCACGACCCACCATGCGTTTCGTGGCACAAGAATTATCATCACGAACTCAAGCTTATCTGGCGGGGCCATTCGACTCAATAACGATCAGCAAGTTAACGAGCCTACAGAAATAA